Proteins encoded by one window of Yamadazyma tenuis chromosome 2, complete sequence:
- the BUL1_2 gene encoding ubiquitin ligase-binding protein bul1 (EggNog:ENOG503NZPT; COG:S), translated as MKQRLGDLKHGKQSYNETEDFHFKEEDLKNVKELPLWNILPSYQMYSQSFFNQQPDPPHYDAPCSESSRYTPDTGAISLSVSAGPSTVSTQDLQSQAQSQSQSSVTTHSHSDSSPDPARVTFNDNEGHGWQSSVLDHVNKLNNMTETDNQFAKAIKIQTFYTADICKINEPPKLIDPSKFEYKQGDYINGYIKIDNISGLRIPFRMFYLLLQGSITVGHQRKTFLEMFDFHGSFLKYVYINRLVTEYTNSAVCPCFVDNDGSYMSFASEHLEPHTSYKRFFSFRIPSHLLDNECPSYTLSSHVRLPPSMGDVKDFGLVNSRIDYSVIATFIGKATSYQFNPTQENALVFNEHGDEYVILKDSKAPLRIVEETPPVQEGAAIHQDLLLSNLIKRIDERIQVGNKLAQILAHQKFQEISQVVDVLEEQIERQSSNKLQQLYVRTEREKSHKPKLITLEVNSSSMLLKKTALLTVSTPDVIYNLQYVQPKPIRGNGLPDLTLSVPFKMSCQSSSMPKLKSLNVDFACLTISSATPIPLEFNHKMLFRNSKPDSTYFNDHDNFQRNIVNFFKGEFERVKELNKKVNIDNLKFEKSLLDDIKTLALLKEKTVNLTVFGPTIVQHGSSTTSPAWNKVDSQWESEFELGLDFGNLSTKGTRVQNPFDTFTLVPDFQNCYGARLYYLKIQFEFSNHRVYLKVPVSIVKK; from the exons atG AAGCAA AGATTGGGAGACTTGAAGCATGGAA AACAGAGTTATAACGAGACTGAAGACTTCCACTTTAAGGAGGAAGACCTAAAGAATGTTAAGGAATTGCCCCTTTGGAATATTCTCCCCTCGTATCAGATGTACTCACAATCTTTCTTTAATCAACAACCAGATCCACCCCACTACGATGCCCCGTGTTCTGAGCTGAGCCGGTATACCCCCGATACTGGTGCCATTTCGCTCTCGGTGTCGGCCGGTCCTAGCACCGTGAGCACCCAGGATCTTCAATCCCAGGCACAATCGCAGTCGCAATCCCTGGTAACCACCCACTCTCACTCGGATTCCTCTCCAGATCCTGCCAGAGTCACCTTTAATGATAATGAGGGCCATGGTTGGCAAAGCTCTGTTCTTGACCATGTCAACAAATTAAACAATATGACAGAAACCGACAACCAGTTCGCTAAGGCCATTAAGATCCAAACGTTCTATACTGCTGATATttgcaaaatcaatgaaCCTCCAAAACTCATCGACCCATCCAAATTCGAGTACAAACAGGGCGATTACATAAACGGGTACATCAAAATCGATAATATCAGTGGCCTCAGAATCCCATTTAGAATGTTCTATTTGTTGTTGCAAGGCTCTATCACTGTGGGTCACCAAAGGAAGACGTTCCTCGAAATGTTCGACTTCCATGGTagtttcttgaagtatgtCTACATCAATCGTCTTGTCACAGAGTACACAAATTCCGCCGTGTGCCCATGTTTTGTGGATAATGATGGCAGCTACATGTCGTTCGCATCTGAACACCTCGAACCTCATACCAGTTACAAGCGGTTTTTCTCGTTCCGTATCCCTAGCCACTTGTTGGACAATGAGTGTCCCAGCTATACCCTAAGCAGCCATGTAAGACTCCCACCGTCGATGGGAGACGTCAAGGACTTTGGCCTCGTGAACTCGCGCATCGACTACAGTGTCATTGCCACGTTCATCGGGAAGGCCACCTCGTACCAGTTTAACCCGACTCAGGAAAATGCGTTGGTGTTTAACGAACATGGTGATGAATATGTGATTTTAAAAGACCTGAAAGCGCCTCTCCGAATCGTCGAAGAGACACCCCCAGTGCAGGAGGGGGCTGCCATCCACCAGGACTTGCTTCTTTCGAACTTGATTAAGCGGATAGACGAGCGGATCCAAGTGGGCAACAAATTGGCCCAGATACTTGCCCACCAGAAATTCCAGGAAATCAGCCAAGTCGTAGATGTGTTGGAGGAGCAGATCGAACGCCAGAGCAGTaacaaacttcaacaattaTACGTAAGAACCGAAAGAGAGAAGAGCCACAAGCCCAAATTGATCACTTTGGAGGTCAATTCGTCAAGTatgcttttgaagaaaacgGCTCTTTTGACGGTGTCGACCCCCGACGTGATATACAATTTACAATACGTGCAGCCGAAGCCTATCCGTGGTAATGGGCTTCCTGATTTGACTCTCTCGGTGCCGTTCAAGATGCTGTGTCAAAGTTCCAGTATGCCCAAactcaagtcattgaacGTTGATTTCGCATGCTTGACTATCCTGTCAGCAACGCCAATTCCACTTGAGTTCAACCATAAAATGCTCTTCAGGAATCTGAAACCCGACCTGACGTATTTCAACGACCACGAcaacttccaaagaaatattgtcaacttcttcaagggGGAGTTTGAGCGGGTGAAGgaactcaacaagaaagTCAACATCGACAACctcaagtttgaaaagagCCTTTTGGATGACATCAAGACGCTAGCGTTGCTCAAGGAAAAGACCGTCAACTTGACGGTGTTTGGCCCAACCATCGTCCAGCACGGCTCGTCTACCACGCTGCCAGCCTGGAATAAGGTGGATTCCCAGTGGGAAAGTGAGTTTGAGCTCGGGCTCGATTTTGGCAACCTTTCCACAAAGGGAACGCGGGTGCAAAATCCCTTTGACACCTTCACCTTGGTGCCAGACTTTCAGAACTGTTATGGGGCGAGGTTATACTATCTCAAGATCCAGTTTGAGTTTCTGAACCATCGGGTGTATTTGAAGGTGCCGGTGCTGATAGTGAAGAAGTAG
- the BUL1_3 gene encoding ubiquitin ligase-binding protein bul1 (EggNog:ENOG503NZPT; COG:S): MSTVVFCAQEIEGDGLSPSISSTFNFDNDWECTSARTIEQSVDSASVTGETLVDSIPKLDDISKDDNAFAKSIKVVLTIDDPTRQYEPGNTIHGSAHIENSGDVDVDYKFLCISFEGRLLNPKQTKNFLQIIDLNCQPVKVAPVVRSGSSRDLPVSFDIPYRLLDNECPHDLMSHLNLPPSVDSKGARVFGFSNTDLNYCVSVRLVGRGADYGVVSRGPSEYVILRGDTKRIDIIPTEVKNLPLATQNGMLHDLLARIDKKLQMAHEVSKVLGGRNLEGIEDLVGSIEEVIKCSSKGSQSYSTAPIPVVGESNHKKVIELKSVFVRPFFKKIEMLLQTPNTVYCIPYQRNLHEILTIPLSLKSNSPVKLKSIRVSLGILSIRSDVYPIPLEINHDMMFKNTNPPITNDTDTFSHHIISVFRAKYHEVRDAIQEMGAENFKIEQELVNSIRSMAMLKDKMVELPLCSPVLTQNEQPVSTIAWTKVDNAYHCDVEVTVDFAGVNSKQLQSMFKRIQLLPNFQYCHESRLYYLKVVLDFGDNTFVAKLPLSIIN, from the exons ATGTCCACTGTTGTGTTTTGCGCCCAGGAGATAGAAGGAGATGGTTTATCTCCTTCTATCTCCTCCACTTTCAACTTC GACAACGACTGGGAATGCACCAGTGCACGGACCATCGAGCAATCAGTTGACTCGGCCTCAGTAACTGGCGAAACCCTCGTTGACAGCATTCCtaaacttgatgatatcagCAAGGATGATAACGCGTTTGCCAAAAGCATTAAAGTGGTTTTGACCATAGATGACCCCACAAGACAGTACGAGCCGGGAAACACGATCCATGGCTCTGCTCACATCGAGAATTCGGGCGACGTAGACGTCGACTACAAGTTTCTTTGCATTTCGTTTGAAGGTCGTCTTTTGAACCCTAAACAGACCAAAAACTTCCTCCAGATCATCGATCTCAACTGCCAACCGGTGAAGGTAGCACCGGTGGTGCGGTCAGGCTCGTCCCGTGACTTGCCGGTGTCATTCGACATTCCGTACCGGCTTTTGGACAATGAATGTCCTCATGACTTGATGTCGCACCTCAACCTCCCACCGTCAGTCGACAGCAAAGGTGCCAGAGTGTTTGGATTTAGTAATACCGACCTTAATTACTGTGTGCTGGTGCGGTTGGTGGGCCGGGGAGCAGACTACGGCGTCGTGAGCCGGGGCCCGTCCGAATACGTGATTTTGAGAGGAGATACCAAGAGAATCGATATAATCCCCACCGAGGTGAAAAACCTCCCATTGGCCACTCAAAACGGTATGCTCCACGATCTTTTGGCCCGTATCGACAAGAAGCTTCAGATGGCCCACGAGGTTCTGAAGGTGCTTGGCGGGCGCAATCTCGAAGGTATTGAAGATCTCGTCGGGTCCATTGAAGAGGTAATAAAGTGTAGCTCCAAAGGCTCTCAATCATACAGTACCGCCCCTATACCAGTTGTGGGTGAATCCAACCACAAGAAGGTGATTGAGTTGAAATCGGTGTTTGTGAGGCcgtttttcaagaaaatcgaaATGTTGTTGCAGACTCCCAACACCGTGTACTGCATTCCCTACCAAAGAAACCTCCATGAGATCTTGACCATACCTCTTAGTCTTAAGAGTAATAGTCCTGTCAAACTCAAGAGTATACGGGTCAGCTTGGGGATCTTGTCGATCAGGTCCGACGTGTACCCAATTCCacttgaaatcaaccacGATATGATGTTCAAGAACACCAACCCtcccatcaccaacgatACCGATACATTCAGCCACCACATTATTAGTGTGTTCCGGGCCAAGTACCACGAGGTGCGGGATGCGATTCAGGAGATGGGGGCagagaacttcaaaatcgaaCAGGAGTTGGTGAACTCGATCAGGTCCATGGCGATGCTCAAGGACAAAATGGTGGAGCTCCCGCTCTGCTCACCGGTGCTCACCCAGAATGAGCAGCCAGTCTCAACCATTGCGTGGACCAAGGTGGACAATGCCTACCATTGTGATGTCGAGGTCACGGTGGATTTTGCCGGTGTGAACAGTAAGCAATTGCAGTCAATGTTTAAGCGGATCCAGCTTCTTCCGAATTTCCAGTACTGTCACGAGTCCAGGCTTTATTAtttgaaggtggtgttggatTTCGGTGACAACACGTTTGTAGCCAAATTACCGTTGTCAATCATCAATTGA
- a CDS encoding uncharacterized protein (EggNog:ENOG503PZ4A), translated as MGFADKIQSKLGNKQELDKLDKQAGKSVGSDSFSGAAKQQYKDGNINKANAVKYADEYDTKAGKYLGKENLSGTEAGIGSKLGGTKGDGSKLDSKDATAKETYGKGSGYGDDATGYDGTTASGKGSAGYGESTGYGKSSSGYGQDSKNPGHGTAATGTAAATGFGAGGVAASKGSGGHGDSHSTTTTDPYGTNGAAGATIGTTGTTGTHGTSHGTHGASHGSTGTGTKSSGKETDWNEVGTNAKSGVTGGTNAAKSDDPATRAKYGKDAAIGGGAAAVGAAGAYGTKSHSHKSSTDSDYSSGASGTGNSRGAIGTGTGSTGFTTGNKQLDDKIAQLDPSLQQQAKDAFHRGYQDARKSFTA; from the coding sequence ATGGGATTCGCAGATAAAATACAAAGTAAGCTAGGAAACAAACAGGAGCTCGACAAGCTTGACAAGCAGGCTGGGAAATCGGTGGGAAGTGATTCCTTCAGCGGTGCAGCCAAACAGCAGTATAAAGATGGCAACATCAATAAGGCCAATGCTGTGAAGTACGCCGACGAGTACGACACCAAGGCCGGTAAGTACCTTGGCAAGGAGAACCTTAGTGGGACCGAAGCCGGAATTGGCTCCAAGCTTGGTGGTACAAAGGGTGATGGTTCTAAGCTAGACAGCAAGGACGCCACTGCGAAGGAAACCTATGGTAAGGGGTCCGGCTATGGCGACGATGCCACTGGATATGATGGTACCACAGCACTGGGAAAGGGTTCTGCTGGGTATGGAGAGTCTACCGGCTACGGCAAGAGCTCGTCGGGCTACGGCCAAGACAGTAAGAACCCGGGCCACGGTACTGCTGCTACTGGAACGGCAGCCGCCACTGGATTCGGTGCTGGTGGTGTGGCTGCTTCGAAAGGTTCTGGTGGACATGGCGACTCGCAttctaccaccaccactgacCCATATGGTACCAATGGTGCCGCAGGTGCCACCATTGGTACTACTGGCACTACTGGTACGCATGGTACCAGCCACGGTACCCACGGTGCCAGCCACGGTTCTACTGGCACTGGCACTAAGTCCTCGGGCAAGGAAACCGACTGGAACGAAGTTGGTACCAATGCTAAGTCTGGGGTAACTGGAGGCACAAATGCTGCGAAATCTGACGACCCAGCTACCAGAGCCAAGTACGGCAAGGATGCTGCCATTGGCGGTGGAGCTGCCGCCGTTGGTGCTGCTGGGGCCTACGGAACCAAGAGCCACAGCCATAAGTCTTCCACCGATTCAGACTACAGTTCTGGGGCCAGTGGTACGGGCAACAGCCGTGGTGCTATTGGCACTGGTACGGGTTCTACTGGGTTTACTACTGGTAATAAGCAATTGGACGACAAGATTGCCCAGTTGGATCCATCTTTGCAGCAGCAAGCTAAGGATGCTTTCCACAGAGGCTATCAAGATGCAAGAAAGTCGTTCACCGCTTAG
- a CDS encoding uncharacterized protein (BUSCO:EOG092618J9; COG:S; EggNog:ENOG503NTY4) → MNRSCSRFMSTKFSAIAKPSSFVARLPPDPVLHSPEVARNNPDNVTHTPRILDSGAYSFTLPEPRKSYKYLTSSPTALRDVGLNQEAVEDPQYRKIVSGEAYFDAELSKLLPPPHSQAYAGWQFGQFAGQLGDGRVVNLFEVAKNKSDASQNRKTYEVQLKGAGLTPFSRFADGKAVLRSSIREYTISEHLNAIGIPTTRALALVYLPETLARRSMYEKCAVVTRFAESWVRLGTFDLYRMRGDSEGLRQLCGYCIDELFTVDGVKFPLFSRFYEQFPRFFGDIDELTDYDKFFFEVVLRNAVGTAKWQTYGFLNGVLNTDNTSVLGLSMDYGPFSIMDKFKPGYTPNSEDLDARYGYRNTPTAIWWNLTRFGENLAGLVGAGPELIDLPEEQLFANEDKVIKRATKIIEIGGHIYTHAFTQQYVESFYNRLGLSTQLVNRDDPDEQNQRVVAPLVKMLEKVECDFNKFFVNLQQLDHTSGNMDFRAMGQALKSNNNELYNDDEMIELISDWLKVYQQELAKSESLGFDRANCKQYNPLFLPRNWILDEVIERTQDSNAEDISYLKKLEKMSLNPFDSSKWGDELKDVERKWLQQGDLGEKYSMLQCSCSS, encoded by the coding sequence ATGAACAGAAGCTGCTCTCGATTCATGTCTACTAAATTCTCTGCCATCGCCAAGCCCTCGAGCTTCGTGGCCCGTCTACCACCAGACCCGGTTCTTCACAGCCCAGAAGTCGCCCGAAACAACCCCGACAATGTTACTCATACTCCTCGAATCCTTGATTCTGGAGCTTACTCATTCACCCTCCCAGAACCCAGAAAACTGTACAAATACCTTACCTCAAGCCCCACCGCCCTCCGAGACGTGGGGTTGAACCAAGAGGCAGTGGAAGATCCTCAGTACCGCAAGATTGTATCGGGAGAAGCTTATTTTGATGCTGAACTATCAAAGTTgctcccaccaccacacTCGCAAGCCTATGCTGGATGGCAGTTCGGACAGTTTGCAGGGCAACTCGGAGATGGCCGAGTAGTGAACTTGTTTGAGGTGGCCAAGAACAAGTCAGATGCCTCCCAGAACCGCAAGACGTACGAAGTTCAGCTTAAGGGAGCCGGGTTAACGCCATTTTCTCGATTCGCAGACGGCAAAGCCGTGCTCAGGTCATCGATTCGAGAGTATACCATCTCGGAGCACCTCAATGCCATTGGAATCCCCACCACCAGGGCACTAGCATTGGTCTACTTGCCGGAGACCCTAGCGAGACGAAGCATGTACGAAAAGTGTGCAGTGGTGACGAGATTCGCTGAGCTGTGGGTGAGATTGGGGACGTTTGACTTGTATCGTATGCGAGGTGACTCGGAGGGGCTCCGTCAGTTATGTGGATACTGCATCGACGAATTGTTTACGGTGGACGGGGTGAAGTTCCCGTTATTCTCGAGGTTTTATGAGCAATTCCCCCGGTTTTTTGGGGATATCGATGAGTTGACCGACTACGACAAGTTTTTCTTCGAGGTGGTGCTCCGAAACGCCGTTGGAACTGCCAAATGGCAGACATACGGGTTCTTGAACGGGGTGTTGAACACAGATAACACGTCTGTTTTGGGCTTGTCCATGGACTACGGCCCCTTTTCCATTATGGACAAGTTTAAACCCGGCTACACTCCCAATTCAGAGGACTTGGACGCTCGGTATGGGTATCGCAACACCCCCACGGCCATCTGGTGGAACTTGACGAGATTTGGTGAGAACTTGGCGGGGTTGGTGGGTGCTGGCCCTGAGTTAATCGATCTTCCTGAAGAACAGCTCTTTGCAAACGAAGATAAAGTTATCAAAAGAGCCAccaaaatcattgaaattggcGGTCACATATACACTCATGCATTCACCCAACAGTATGTTGAATCTTTCTACAACCGGCTTGGATTGTCCACTCAATTGGTCAATAGAGACGATCCAGACGAGCAGAATCAACGGGTGGTTGCACCGCTTGTCAAGATGCTTGAAAAGGTGGAATgtgacttcaacaagttctttgtgaatcttcaacaattaGACCATACCAGTGGAAACATGGACTTCAGAGCCATGGGACAAGCTTTAAAGCTGAACAATAATGAATTGtataatgatgatgaaatgaTTGAGCTTATTTCGGACTGGTTGAAAGTGTACCAGCAAGAACTTGCGAAATCGGAACTGTTGGGATTTGACAGAGCCAATTGCAAGCAATACAACCCGTTGTTTCTTCCTAGAAACTGGATATTGGATGAGGTGATTGAGCGCACTCAGGATTCCAATGCCGAAGATATTAGCTACCTTAAAAAGCTTGAaaagatgagtttgaacCCATTTGATTCTTCCAAATGGGGtgatgaattgaaggatGTGGAGAGAAAGTGGTTGCAACAAGGGGATTTAGGAGAAAAGTATTCAATGCTTCAGTGCAGCTGTTCTAGTTAG
- the SSN6 gene encoding glucose repression mediator protein (EggNog:ENOG503NVJD; BUSCO:EOG09261RFF; COG:S), protein MSLPVQMPLHAHAHAHGAKNGLLQSPAPPIATSAPVRDPTPSNILSETTAATWLAIGSLAESLGDLEKALSSYDSALRHAPNSPDALIKLANIYRSKDVFFKAAELYEQALNYSPENGETWGLLGHCYLMLDDLQRAYAAYQRALYYLDNPNVPKLWHGIGILYDRYGSLEYAEEAFVRVLELDPNFDKSNEIYFRLGIIYKHQGKLQNALECFQYILANPPHPLTQPDVWFQIGSVLEQQKDWNGAKDAYERVLAVNPQHAKVLQQLGCLYSQADAGEDAAFQQDLTVALKYLTQSLEIDQADAHSWYYLGRVHMIRGDFNAAYEAFQQAVNRDSRNPTFWCSIGVLYYQISQYRDALDAYTRAIRLNPYISEVWYDLGTLYETCNNQISDALDAYRQAERLDPGNPHIKARLDQLIQYQQEGNTHPPQPPPVSQQPRLPQSVVLESTQPPQESGYQPLGGLQAPPQLLNSQYQSSLPPPVQSIAPVKPPTLANPPVPQLKTPKHDLDDKKDKIKPKKKKTSNSSTPVVAKSQIKTGDSLSTLMNAAAAASKDESAEPEKTEPEKTEPENVEAVKSESVEAEAAVPAPAPVPVVAPAVAPAPVPAIAAIAPAAAPAIAPATAPAPAPAPAPAAVPDTQATQQPTPTPSANPDDKSKEDDKEEEDEEEDEHDEEPVEPPMRKIDEDENYDDE, encoded by the coding sequence ATGAGCTTGCCGGTGCAAATGCCCCTCCACGCACATGCGCATGCACACGGTGCCAAGAATGGTCTTCTCCAGTCTCCCGCCCCTCCCATCGCCACAAGCGCCCCTGTCCGCGACCCAACCCCCAGCAACATTCTCAGTGAAACCACCGCCGCCACCTGGCTCGCCATCGGGTCTCTCGCCGAACTGTTGGGTGATCTCGAGAAGGCGCTCTCGCTGTACGACCTGGCGTTGCGCCATGCCCCCAACTCGCCAGATGCTCTCATTAAGCTCGCCAACATTTATCGTTCTAAAGATGTGTTTTTTAAAGCCGCCGAGTTGTACGAACAAGCGCTCAACTACTCGCCCGAGAACGGCGAGACATGGGGGCTATTGGGCCACTGCTACCTCATGTTGGACGACTTGCAACGGGCGTACGCCGCCTATCAGCGAGCATTGTACTACCTCGACAACCCTAACGTGCCCAAATTATGGCACGGGATAGGGATTTTGTACGATCGGTACGGGTCATTGGAGTACGCCGAAGAGGCGTTTGTGCGGGTGCTTGAGCTCGACCCCAACTTTGACAAATCCAATGAAATTTACTTTCGGTTAGGAATCATCTACAAACACCAAGGAAAGCTTCAGAACGCGTTGGAATGCTTCCAGTATATCTTGGCCAACCCGCCACACCCATTGACTCAACCCGACGTGTGGTTCCAGATCGGGCTGGTGTTGGAACAGCAAAAGGATTGGAATGGAGCTAAGGACGCCTATGAGCGAGTTCTTGCGGTTAACCCCCAGCACGCCAAGGTGCTCCAACAATTGGGATGTCTCTACTCGCAGGCCGATGCTGGCGAGGACGCCGCCTTCCAACAGGACCTTACGGTGGCTCTCAAGTACCTCACACAGTCACTTGAAATCGATCAGGCGGATGCGCACCTGTGGTACTACCTAGGCCGGGTCCACATGATCCGGGGCGACTTCAACGCCGCCTACGAGGCGTTCCAGCAGGCCGTCAACCGTGACTCCCGTAACCCCACCTTCTGGTGCTCCATTGGGGTGTTGTACTACCAGATTTCCCAATACCGCGATGCCCTCGATGCTTACACCAGGGCCATCCGCTTGAATCCTTATATTAGTGAGGTGTGGTACGATCTCGGTACTTTGTATGAGACCTGTAATAACCAGATCTCCGACGCGTTGGACGCTTACCGGCAGGCAGAGCGACTTGACCCGGGAAACCCCCATATCAAGGCTCGTTTGGACCAGTTGATCCAGTACCAGCAAGAAGGTAACACCCACCCTCCACAGCCGCCTCCGGTGTCACAGCAGCCACGGTTGCCACAAAGCGTGGTGTTGGAGAGCACCCAGCCACCCCAGGAACTGGGATACCAACCGCTTGGTGGCCTCCAGGCCCCTCCACAGCTTCTTAACTCCCAGTACCAGTCGTCACTCCCACCTCCCGTCCAGTCCATTGCCCCCGTGAAACCTCCCACGCTCGCCAACCCTCCGGTACCGCAGTTGAAGACTCCTAAACACGACTTGGATGATAAAAAGGATAAGATTAagcccaagaagaagaagacatcTAACTCGTCGACTCCGGTGGTGGCCAAGTCACAGATTAAGACGGGCGATTCGTTGAGCACTTTGATGAAcgctgctgctgctgcttctAAAGACGAGTCTGCTGAGCCTGAGAAAACGGAGCCTGAGAAGACCGAGCCTGAAAATGTAGAGGCTGTCAAGAGTGAGTCGGTGGAGGCAGAGGCGGCGGTGCCAGCGCCAGCTCCCGTGCCGGTGGTGGCACCGGCCGTGGCCCCGGCTCCAGTACCAGCCATCGCGGCCATCGCGCCTGCTGCCGCCCCAGCCATCGCCCCGGCTACCGCACCTGCTCCTGCACCAGCCCCCGCACCAGCCGCCGTCCCAGACACCCAGGCTACCCAGCAACCCACTCCCACGCCCTCCGCCAACCCGGACGACAAATCCAAGGAAGACGAtaaggaagaggaggacgaagaagaagatgaacacGATGAAGAACCCGTCGAACCTCCCATGAGGAAAATCGATGAGGACGAAAACTACGACGATGAGTAG
- the POS5 gene encoding NADH kinase pos5 (EggNog:ENOG503NTZV; BUSCO:EOG0926384F; COG:G), which yields MTLAQARALWPPLRTMGHRHLSITSCHNLPDRLAAKYEPDSKLHKIVWPNNTRPRNIYITKKPWNPDVRNAMVDIINYISQHHQHANIILSEHNIDELQHPSAGGHSLDDRVRLFTGEVKDIRFKADVLMTIGGDGTILRAVSQFSNFNVPPILSFSMGTLGFLLPFDVGSYRARVDELFANRLRVLQRSRLECHVIGTHPSEARVNMVHAMNEITLHRGSNPNLISLDVYVDGECLTSTTADGIIVSTPTGSTAYSLSSGGSIVHPSIRGLLLTPICPRSLSFRPLILPSTSDIMIRLSQKSRNVSVKLTIDGIELSDMRHGDEIHIRKQLDIDNHIWCMAQGDNDWTKDINDLLGFNKQFNESKR from the coding sequence ATGACCCTTGCACAGGCCCGAGCCCTTTGGCCCCCCCTCCGCACCATGGGCCACCGGCACCTCTCCATAACCTCGTGCCACAACCTCCCCGACCGCCTCGCTGCCAAATACGAGCCTGACTCGAAGCTCCACAAAATCGTGTGGCCCAATAACACCCGCCCCCGCAACATCTACATAACCAAAAAACCATGGAATCCGGATGTGCGCAACGCCATGGTGGATATCATAAACTACATCAGCCAGCATCATCAGCACGCCAATATTATTCTCAGTGAACACAATATCGACGAGCTCCAACACCCATCGGCTGGCGGGCACCTGCTCGATGACCGCGTGCGACTCTTTACAGGCGAGGTCAAGGATATTCGGTTCAAGGCCGACGTGCTCATGACGATTGGGGGCGACGGGACGATTCTCCGAGCGGTATCGCagttctccaacttcaatgtGCCCCCCATCCTTAGTTTTTCCATGGGTACCCTCGGATTTTTATTACCATTCGATGTGGGGCTGTACCGGGCCCGGGTTGACGAGCTCTTCGCCAACCGGCTCCGGGTGCTCCAGCGAAGCCGGTTGGAGTGTCACGTGATCGGCACCCACCCACTGGAAGCTCGCGTCAATATGGTGCACGCCATGAATGAAATTACTCTCCACCGAGGAAGTAACCCGAACCTAATTTCGCTCGATGTGTACGTCGATGGCGAATGTTTGACGTCAACCACAGCCGATGGAATCATTGTGAGTACCCCCACCGGGTCGACTGCTTACTCACTTTCAAGTGGAGGATCAATTGTTCATCCATCGATCCGAGGGTTACTTTTAACCCCCATCTGCCCTCGGTCCTTACTGTTCCGACCATTGATCTTACCTCTGACGTCGGATATCATGATCAGGCTCAGCCAGAAAAGTCGCAACGTGCtggtcaagttgaccaTCGATGGGATCGAGTTGAGCGATATGCGCCATGGTGATGAGATCCATATCCGCAAGCAGTTGGACATCGATAACCATATCTGGTGTATGGCACAGGGTGATAATGATTGGACGAAGGATATTAATGATTTGCTCGGGTTTAATAAGCAGTTTAATGAGTCCAAGCGGTGA